From one Trifolium pratense cultivar HEN17-A07 linkage group LG1, ARS_RC_1.1, whole genome shotgun sequence genomic stretch:
- the LOC123924019 gene encoding probable tRNA N6-adenosine threonylcarbamoyltransferase: MKKMIAIGFEGSANKIGVGIVTLDGTILSNPRHTYITPPGQGFLPRETAQHHLQHIIPLVKSALETAQVTPQDIDCICYTKGPGMGAPLQVSAIVVRVLSQLWKKPIVGVNHCVAHIEMGRIVTGADDPVVLYVSGGNTQVIAYSEGRYRIFGETIDIAVGNCLDRFARVLTLSNDPSPGYNIEQLAKKGEKFIDLPYVVKGMDVSFSGILSFIEATANEKLKNNECTPADLCYSLQETLFAMLVEITERAMAHCDTKDVLIVGGVGCNERLQEMMRTMCSERGGRLFATDDRYCIDNGAMIAYTGLLEFAHGASTALEDSTFTQRFRTDEVKAIWREANLAKANSLADKSI; encoded by the exons atgaagaaaatgatagCAATAGGGTTTGAAGGTTCAGCAAACAAAATAGGTGTTGGAATAGTAACATTAGATGGAACAATTCTTTCAAATCCAAGACATACATATATAACACCACCTGGTCAAGGTTTTTTACCTAGAGAAACAGCACAACATCATCTTCAACACATTATTCCACTTGTCAAATCAGCTTTGGAAACAGCACAGGTTACTCCACAAGATATTGATTGCATTTGTTACACCAAAGGTCCTGGAATGGGAGCTCCATTACAAGTTTCGGCTATTGTTGTTCGCGTTCTTTCGCAGCTTTGGAAGAAACCTATCGTTGGTGTTAATCATTGTGTGGCTCATATTGAAATGGGTAGGATTGTAACAGGTGCTGATGATCCTGTTGTTTTGTATGTTAGTGGTGGGAATACTCAAGTTATTGCTTATAGTGAAGGAAGGTATCGAATTTTTGGTGAGACTATTGATATTGCTGTTGGGAATTGTTTGGATCGGTTTGCTAGGGTTTTGACACTTTCTAATGATCCTAGTCCTGGATATAATATTGAGCAG CTTGCGAAGAAAGGAGAGAAATTTATAGACCTTCCTTATGTAGTCAAAGGAATGGATGTATCTTTTAGCGGAATATTGAGCTTTATTGAAGCAACTGCTAATGAAAAGCTAAAGAATAATGAGTGCACGCCTGCAGACTTATGCTACTCTCTGCAGGAGACACTATTTGCCATGCTGGTGGAGATAACTGAGCGAGCCATGGCTCATTGTGATACCAAAGATGTTCTTATAGTTGGAGGTGTAGGTTGCAACGAACGCTTGCAAGAGATGATGAGAACAATGTGCTCTGAACGTGGCGGAAGGTTGTTTGCAACTGATGATAGGTACTGCATTGATAATGGTGCTATGATAGCTTATACCGGTCTCCTTGAATTTGCTCATGGTGCGTCGACTGCACTGGAAGATTCTACATTCACCCAGCGGTTCCGGACAGATGAAGTCAAAGCAATCTGGAGAGAAGCAAATTTGGCAAAAGCAAATAGTCTTGCAGACAAAAGCATTTGA